The proteins below are encoded in one region of Bombus terrestris chromosome 7, iyBomTerr1.2, whole genome shotgun sequence:
- the LOC100646862 gene encoding organic cation transporter protein: MASVDKNLEELMMHLGEFGKYQCWQFCLHILGALTAGLHMLTLLTVAAVPPHTCNVPRTTFSTESFNFTSSTWNSSIAFDDVPRAVDACHYLDANNVTKECDSWTYDTEYFQSSRGMEWNFVCSQRWMGAAAQSCYMFGVFIGAVTLGSLADKYGRKIIFYVSAVAQLVFGVTVALVNKYYVFLILRFLYGIFGSAGAYITGFVLTMELVGATKRTVCGIMFQLAFAVGFMLVAVWGAVIKDRMWLQIVYGLHSVLLIGHWWLMDESPRWLWAQGRVSEALTIIRKGLKMNGNNVDIDTGKLISEGKIRQMDQEEQGSYGALDLFKTPNLRKKTLNVCLNWFANSIVYYGLSLNAGNLVGNPYLMLFLSGLVELPSYLLMCFLMDRTGRRCLVSTFMLIGGVCCIIASSIPTGTDTAATIIVTIVLFGKACIAGSFAVIYNYTAELFPTVVRNTALGIGSMCARFSGALTPLIMLLDSLNPKVPAVLFGFVALVSGFLSLYLPETVNQPMPETIEDGENFGKHDTCFAMYLRSGRKTSAAYEATQLTQLTVDTDEKEKLNEGGSPKENSH; this comes from the coding sequence ATGGCGAGCGTAGATAAAAATCTCGAGGAGCTGATGATGCATCTTGGCGAATTTGGTAAATATCAATGCTGGCAATTCTGCTTGCACATTCTCGGCGCATTGACAGCCGGTCTGCATATGCTGACCTTACTCACAGTCGCTGCAGTGCCACCGCACACGTGCAACGTTCCTCGAACCACGTTTTCGACAGAATCGTTCAATTTCACATCTTCGACATGGAACTCCTCCATCGCGTTCGACGACGTTCCCCGAGCGGTGGACGCGTGCCACTATTTGGACGCGAACAACGTTACGAAGGAGTGCGACTCGTGGACTTATGACACGGAGTACTTCCAATCGTCGCGCGGAATGGAATGGAATTTCGTTTGCTCGCAGCGATGGATGGGCGCAGCAGCGCAGTCCTGTTACATGTTCGGCGTGTTTATCGGAGCCGTAACGCTGGGCAGTTTGGCCGACAAGTACGgcagaaaaataatattctacgtGTCTGCTGTTGCCCAACTTGTTTTCGGAGTGACCGTAGCTTTGGTGAACAAGTACTATGTTTTCCTCATCCTCAGATTTCTATACGGTATCTTCGGTTCGGCTGGCGCTTACATAACAGGATTCGTCCTGACGATGGAACTGGTCGGAGCAACAAAGAGGACGGTTTGCGGAATAATGTTTCAACTGGCGTTCGCCGTTGGGTTCATGTTAGTAGCCGTTTGGGGTGCCGTGATCAAGGACAGAATGTGGCTGCAAATCGTCTACGGGCTTCACAGCGTGCTTCTCATCGGCCACTGGTGGCTCATGGACGAATCTCCGCGTTGGTTGTGGGCTCAAGGGCGCGTCAGCGAAGCGTTGACTATCATACGAAAAGGTCTGAAGATGAATGGCAACAACGTAGATATAGATACTGGAAAATTGATCAGCGAAGGGAAGATACGGCAGATGGATCAAGAGGAACAAGGTTCTTACGGAGCCTTGGATCTCTTCAAAACTCCGAATCTCCGAAAGAAAACGTTAAACGTATGTCTGAATTGGTTCGCCAATTCCATCGTCTATTATGGGTTGTCGTTGAACGCAGGAAATCTCGTTGGAAATCCATATTTGATGTTGTTCCTCAGCGGTTTGGTGGAATTACCTTCGTACTTGCTAATGTGCTTCCTAATGGACCGTACCGGAAGAAGATGCCTGGTCAGTACGTTCATGTTGATCGGTGGCGTGTGCTGTATAATCGCCTCCAGTATCCCGACTGGTACTGATACAGCTGCCACCATAATCGTAACCATCGTCCTATTCGGCAAAGCTTGCATAGCTGGCTCCTTCGCGGTTATTTACAACTACACGGCCGAACTGTTCCCTACGGTAGTAAGAAATACCGCCTTGGGAATAGGCTCTATGTGCGCTCGTTTCAGCGGAGCTCTCACGCCCTTGATAATGCTGTTGGACTCTCTGAATCCCAAAGTGCCTGCGGTACTCTTCGGTTTCGTCGCCCTGGTATCTGGTTTCTTATCGTTGTACCTGCCGGAGACTGTGAATCAGCCGATGCCTGAAACTATCGAGGACGGTGAGAATTTTGGCAAGCACGACACCTGTTTCGCTATGTATTTGCGCTCGGGCAGAAAAACCAGCGCCGCTTACGAAGCTACACAACTTACGCAACTCACCGTCGACACAGACGAGAAGGAGAAGTTGAATGAAGGAGGAAGCCCCAAGGAAAATTCCCACTAG
- the LOC100646782 gene encoding V-type proton ATPase 116 kDa subunit a 1 isoform X2 encodes MGALFRSEQMALCQLFIQPEAAYLSVSELGETGTVQFRDLNGDVNYFQRKFVNEVRRCDEMERKLRYIEAEVRKDGVPIADNLTQLPRAPNPRMIIDLEAHLEETENDILELSQNAVNLKSNYLELTELRHVLEKTQIFFTEEEANDSITRTLINEEPQNPSASSRGRLEFVAGVISRERIPAFERMLWRISRGNVFLRQAELDKPLEDPATGNQIYKTVFVAFFQGEQLKSRIRKVCSGFHASLYPCPHSHADREDMVKGVRTRLEDLNLVLNQTQDHRQRVLHNVAKELPNWTIMVRKMKAIYHTMNLFNVDVTKKCLIGECWVPVADLTIVRDCLTEGSRLCGSTIPSFLNVIYTNEDPPTFNRTNKFTRGFQNLIDAYGVASYREANPALYTIITFPFLFSVMFGDCGHGLILSLFAVYMIALEKKFMAQKSASEIWNIFFAGRYIILLMGLFSIYTGIIYNDVFSKSFNIFGSSWQISYEDTIEEDDVIELNPATSNYAQVPYPLGMDPVWVLAENKIIFLNSYKMKLSIIFGVVHMIFGVFMSIPNIMHFKRYSSLFLEFLPQLLFLVLLFFYLVVLMFVKWVLYNPASTDHRYSPSCAPSVLITFINMILQGHATVPLGCSEFMFPGQSILQNVCVILAVLCVPVMLLGKPLLFLFQKKRREARVLGNGTPSQDIELQTEGLQNNVAISQATDAHESETFGEVMIHQVIHTIEYVLSTISHTASYLRLWALSLAHGQLSEVLWNMVLRKGLGATEDNYVKSVILFLTFAAWAAFTVAILVMMEGLSAFLHTLRLHWVEFMSKFYDGQGYPFQPFCFKTILDAEESED; translated from the exons CTCAACGGCGATgtgaattattttcaacgaaaattCGTCAACGAAGTGCGTCGATGCGACGAGATGGAACGGAAACTTCGGTACATCGAAGCTGAAGTAAGGAAGGACGGAGTACCGATTGCTGATAACCTCACTCAACTACCACGGGCACCGAATCCTCGTATGATCATAGATCTCGAG GCCCATCTCGAGGAAACGGAGAACGACATTTTAGAGCTGAGCCAAAACGCGGTGAACCTGAAGAGTAACTACCTCGAGTTGACGGAATTGCGACACGTGCTCGAGAAGactcaaatatttttcacgGAG GAAGAGGCCAATGACTCGATCACCAGGACGCTAATTAACGAGGAACCACAGAATCCAAGCGCGTCAAGTCGGGGACGTCTCGA gtTCGTTGCTGGAGTAATAAGCCGAGAACGAATACCAGCTTTCGAGAGAATGTTGTGGCGAATATCCCGTggaaatgtatttttacgtCAAGCTGAGCTCGATAAGCCATTGGAAGATCCAGCTACT GGtaatcaaatttataaaacgGTATTCGTCGCGTTTTTCCAAGGAGAGCAGCTGAAGAGCCGCATCAGGAAAGTTTGCAGTGGTTTTCATGCGTCTTTGTACCCATGTCCGCACAGCCACGCGGATCGCGAGGATATGGTGAAAGGCGTTCGAACGCGACTGGAAGACTTGAACTTG GTATTAAATCAAACGCAAGATCATCGTCAACGCGTGTTACATAACGTTGCCAAGGAGTTACCCAATTGGACGATTATGGTTCGAAAGATGAAGGCCATTTATCATACGATGAATCTGTTCAACGTGGACGTAACGAAAAAGTGCCTTATAGGAGAATGTTGGGTACCTGTTGCCGACCTCACCATTGTCCGAGACTGTCTCACGGAAGGATCG CGTCTCTGTGGTAGTACGATACCATCGTTCCTCAATGTTATCTACACAAACGAAGATCCTCCGACGTTTAACAGGACCAACAAGTTCACCAGAGGTTTTCAAAATTTGATCGACGCTTACGGCGTGGCATCGTATCGCGAAGCTAATCCAGCTCTTTATACGATTATCACTTTCCCTTTCCTATTTAGCGTCATGTTCGGCGATTGTGGACACG gttTAATTTTGAGCCTGTTCGCTGTATATATGATCGCGTTGGAGAAGAAGTTTATGGCGCAAAAGTCAGCGTCCGAAATTTGGAATATATTTTTCGCCGGACGTTATATTATCCTTCTTATGGGTTTGTTTTCCATTTACACTGGCATCATCTACAATGACGTGTTCTCAAAGTCATTTAACATATTCGGGTCTAGTTGGCAAATATCGTACGAAGATACAATCGAGGAAGATGATGTGATTGAGTTGAATCCAGCTACCAGTAATTACGCGCAAGTGCCTTATCCATTGGGTATGGATCCTGTTTGGGTATTAGCCGAGAACAAGATAATATTTTTGAATTCGTACAAAATGAAGCTGTCGATCATCTTCGGTGTCGTGCACATGATCTTCGGCGTGTTCATGAGTATCCCTAATATTAT GCATTTCAAGAGATACTCGAGCTTATTCCTAGAATTCTTGCCACAGTTACTTTtccttgttttattatttttctatctggTAGTTTTGATGTTCGTTAAGTGGGTTTTATATAATCCGGCTTCAACAG atcaTAGATACAGTCCTTCGTGCGCACCATCGGTTTTGATTACGTTTATTAATATGATACTGCAGGGTCACGCTACCGTGCCACTTGGTTGTTCGGAGTTCATGTTCCCGGGTCAGTCTATTCTTCAGAATGTTTGCGTGATACTCGCTGTGTTATGTGTGCCTGTGATGCTTCTTGGCAAGCCTCTTCTCTTCTTATTCCAGAAGAAGCGACGAGAAGCGAGAGTCTTG GGCAATGGGACTCCATCTCAAGACATCGAATTGCAAACCGAAGGTTTACAaaataatgtggctattagTCAAGCCACCGATGCTCACGAATCGGAAACATTCGGTGAAGTGATGATACACCAGGTTATTCATACTATAGAATATGTTCTCTCAACGATATCTCACACTGCCTCTTATCTACGTTTATGGGCTTTGTCGTTGGCCCATGGACAACTTTCCGAAGTGTTGTGGAATATGGTGTTACGCAAAGGTTTGGGTGCTACCGAGGATAACTATGTAAAAAGCGTTATATTGTTTTTGACATTCGCTGCATGGGCCGCATTCACCGTCGCCATCCTTGTGATGATGGAAGGGCTATCGGCTTTCCTGCATACCCTTCGGCTTCATTG ggTAGAGTTTATGAGCAAATTCTACGATGGCCAGGGTTATCCCTTTCAGCCATTCTGTTTCAAAACTATCTTAGATGCGGAAGAATCCGAAGACTAA
- the LOC100646782 gene encoding V-type proton ATPase 116 kDa subunit a 1 isoform X1 — MGALFRSEQMALCQLFIQPEAAYLSVSELGETGTVQFRDLNGDVNYFQRKFVNEVRRCDEMERKLRYIEAEVRKDGVPIADNLTQLPRAPNPRMIIDLEAHLEETENDILELSQNAVNLKSNYLELTELRHVLEKTQIFFTEKNQDSYLLLYQQEEANDSITRTLINEEPQNPSASSRGRLEFVAGVISRERIPAFERMLWRISRGNVFLRQAELDKPLEDPATGNQIYKTVFVAFFQGEQLKSRIRKVCSGFHASLYPCPHSHADREDMVKGVRTRLEDLNLVLNQTQDHRQRVLHNVAKELPNWTIMVRKMKAIYHTMNLFNVDVTKKCLIGECWVPVADLTIVRDCLTEGSRLCGSTIPSFLNVIYTNEDPPTFNRTNKFTRGFQNLIDAYGVASYREANPALYTIITFPFLFSVMFGDCGHGLILSLFAVYMIALEKKFMAQKSASEIWNIFFAGRYIILLMGLFSIYTGIIYNDVFSKSFNIFGSSWQISYEDTIEEDDVIELNPATSNYAQVPYPLGMDPVWVLAENKIIFLNSYKMKLSIIFGVVHMIFGVFMSIPNIMHFKRYSSLFLEFLPQLLFLVLLFFYLVVLMFVKWVLYNPASTDHRYSPSCAPSVLITFINMILQGHATVPLGCSEFMFPGQSILQNVCVILAVLCVPVMLLGKPLLFLFQKKRREARVLGNGTPSQDIELQTEGLQNNVAISQATDAHESETFGEVMIHQVIHTIEYVLSTISHTASYLRLWALSLAHGQLSEVLWNMVLRKGLGATEDNYVKSVILFLTFAAWAAFTVAILVMMEGLSAFLHTLRLHWVEFMSKFYDGQGYPFQPFCFKTILDAEESED; from the exons CTCAACGGCGATgtgaattattttcaacgaaaattCGTCAACGAAGTGCGTCGATGCGACGAGATGGAACGGAAACTTCGGTACATCGAAGCTGAAGTAAGGAAGGACGGAGTACCGATTGCTGATAACCTCACTCAACTACCACGGGCACCGAATCCTCGTATGATCATAGATCTCGAG GCCCATCTCGAGGAAACGGAGAACGACATTTTAGAGCTGAGCCAAAACGCGGTGAACCTGAAGAGTAACTACCTCGAGTTGACGGAATTGCGACACGTGCTCGAGAAGactcaaatatttttcacgGAG AAGAATCAAGATTCGTATCTTCTTCTATATCAACAGGAAGAGGCCAATGACTCGATCACCAGGACGCTAATTAACGAGGAACCACAGAATCCAAGCGCGTCAAGTCGGGGACGTCTCGA gtTCGTTGCTGGAGTAATAAGCCGAGAACGAATACCAGCTTTCGAGAGAATGTTGTGGCGAATATCCCGTggaaatgtatttttacgtCAAGCTGAGCTCGATAAGCCATTGGAAGATCCAGCTACT GGtaatcaaatttataaaacgGTATTCGTCGCGTTTTTCCAAGGAGAGCAGCTGAAGAGCCGCATCAGGAAAGTTTGCAGTGGTTTTCATGCGTCTTTGTACCCATGTCCGCACAGCCACGCGGATCGCGAGGATATGGTGAAAGGCGTTCGAACGCGACTGGAAGACTTGAACTTG GTATTAAATCAAACGCAAGATCATCGTCAACGCGTGTTACATAACGTTGCCAAGGAGTTACCCAATTGGACGATTATGGTTCGAAAGATGAAGGCCATTTATCATACGATGAATCTGTTCAACGTGGACGTAACGAAAAAGTGCCTTATAGGAGAATGTTGGGTACCTGTTGCCGACCTCACCATTGTCCGAGACTGTCTCACGGAAGGATCG CGTCTCTGTGGTAGTACGATACCATCGTTCCTCAATGTTATCTACACAAACGAAGATCCTCCGACGTTTAACAGGACCAACAAGTTCACCAGAGGTTTTCAAAATTTGATCGACGCTTACGGCGTGGCATCGTATCGCGAAGCTAATCCAGCTCTTTATACGATTATCACTTTCCCTTTCCTATTTAGCGTCATGTTCGGCGATTGTGGACACG gttTAATTTTGAGCCTGTTCGCTGTATATATGATCGCGTTGGAGAAGAAGTTTATGGCGCAAAAGTCAGCGTCCGAAATTTGGAATATATTTTTCGCCGGACGTTATATTATCCTTCTTATGGGTTTGTTTTCCATTTACACTGGCATCATCTACAATGACGTGTTCTCAAAGTCATTTAACATATTCGGGTCTAGTTGGCAAATATCGTACGAAGATACAATCGAGGAAGATGATGTGATTGAGTTGAATCCAGCTACCAGTAATTACGCGCAAGTGCCTTATCCATTGGGTATGGATCCTGTTTGGGTATTAGCCGAGAACAAGATAATATTTTTGAATTCGTACAAAATGAAGCTGTCGATCATCTTCGGTGTCGTGCACATGATCTTCGGCGTGTTCATGAGTATCCCTAATATTAT GCATTTCAAGAGATACTCGAGCTTATTCCTAGAATTCTTGCCACAGTTACTTTtccttgttttattatttttctatctggTAGTTTTGATGTTCGTTAAGTGGGTTTTATATAATCCGGCTTCAACAG atcaTAGATACAGTCCTTCGTGCGCACCATCGGTTTTGATTACGTTTATTAATATGATACTGCAGGGTCACGCTACCGTGCCACTTGGTTGTTCGGAGTTCATGTTCCCGGGTCAGTCTATTCTTCAGAATGTTTGCGTGATACTCGCTGTGTTATGTGTGCCTGTGATGCTTCTTGGCAAGCCTCTTCTCTTCTTATTCCAGAAGAAGCGACGAGAAGCGAGAGTCTTG GGCAATGGGACTCCATCTCAAGACATCGAATTGCAAACCGAAGGTTTACAaaataatgtggctattagTCAAGCCACCGATGCTCACGAATCGGAAACATTCGGTGAAGTGATGATACACCAGGTTATTCATACTATAGAATATGTTCTCTCAACGATATCTCACACTGCCTCTTATCTACGTTTATGGGCTTTGTCGTTGGCCCATGGACAACTTTCCGAAGTGTTGTGGAATATGGTGTTACGCAAAGGTTTGGGTGCTACCGAGGATAACTATGTAAAAAGCGTTATATTGTTTTTGACATTCGCTGCATGGGCCGCATTCACCGTCGCCATCCTTGTGATGATGGAAGGGCTATCGGCTTTCCTGCATACCCTTCGGCTTCATTG ggTAGAGTTTATGAGCAAATTCTACGATGGCCAGGGTTATCCCTTTCAGCCATTCTGTTTCAAAACTATCTTAGATGCGGAAGAATCCGAAGACTAA